In Epinephelus fuscoguttatus linkage group LG15, E.fuscoguttatus.final_Chr_v1, a genomic segment contains:
- the opn7a gene encoding opsin 7, group member a, producing the protein MGLLDEDIAFHSNIPVPLDITVAVVYSVFGVCSLFGNSTLLYVSYKKKHLLKPAECFIINLAVSDLGLTLSLYPMAITSSFYHRWLYGKTVCSMYAFCGILFGICSLTTLTLLSMVCFVKVCYPLYGNRFNCVHGRLLIACAWIYALLFACSPLAHWGKYGPEPYGTACCIDWRLSNQHSTARSYTVALFIFCYILPCCVITASYMGILVTVQASRKNMEQHASRQTHMSSIQRIIVKLSVAVCIGFFAAWSPYAVVSMWAAFGHIENIPPLAFALPAMFAKSSTIYNPIIYLMLRPNIRRMMRRDLGALCHTCLRGCLWSQGPAKCCSKPEIRVRLRSVHRHNNQFPSSNSSAQPPMAALKDHSCDKCKDAFECFRHYPQMCSIINPAINGDSSKDQGTPVPQTYKQKPQSVCHKKSLLAIMCAKRTSEIDNFHINLEMVPGHAKVAWP; encoded by the exons ATGGGGCTGTTAGATGAAGACATTGCCTTCCACTCCAACATACCTGTGCCACTGGATATTACCGTGGCTGTGGTCTACTCTGTTTTTG GAGTATGCTCACTGTTTGGCAACAGCACGTTGCTGTACGTCTCCTACAAGAAAAAGCATCTTCTGAAACCAGCCGAGTGCTTCATCATCAACCTAGCAGTTAGTGACTTGGGCCTGACTCTGTCCCTCTACCCCATGGCGATAACTTCAAGCTTCTACCACAG GTGGCTGTATGGGAAAACAGTGTGCTCCATGTACGCTTTTTGTGGCATATTGTTTGGCATCTGCAGCCTGACCACTCTGACCCTGCTAAGCATGGTGTGCTTTGTGAAAGTATGTTATCCACTCTATG GGAACAGGTTTAACTGCGTTCACGGCCGTCTGCTCATCGCCTGTGCGTGGATCTATGCCTTGCTGTTTGCCTGCTCCCCGCTGGCCCACTGGGGGAAATATGGGCCAGAGCCTTATGGCACTGCCTGTTGCATTGACTGGCGCCTGTCCAATCAGCACTCTACAGCACGCTCCTACACTGTGGCACTGTTCATCTTCTGCTACATCCTTCCATGCTGTGTTATTACAGCATCCTACATGGGCATTCTGGTCACTGTGCAAGCATCCCGCAAGAATATGGAGCAGCATGCATCGAGGCAGACACACATGAGCAGCATCCAAAGAATTATTGTTAAG CTAAGTGTTGCCGTCTGCATCGGTTTCTTCGCGGCATGGAGTCCATATGCTGTGGTGTCCATGTGGGCTGCCTTTGGACACATTGAGAACATCCCTCCTCTGGCATTTGCCTTGCCAGCCATGTTTGCCAAGTCTTCCACCATCTACAACCCAATCATCTACCTAATGCTGAGGCCGAACATCCGCAGGATGATGCGCAGGGACCTTGGCGCTCTATGCCACACCTGTCTGAGGGGTTGCCTCTGGTCCCAGGGGCCAGCTAAGTGCTGCTCCAAGCCAGAGATCAGGGTCAGACTTCGCTCAGTCCACAGACACAACAACCAGTTCCCTTCATCCAACTCCTCTGCTCAACCTCCGATGGCAGCATTAAAGGACCACAGCTGTGATAAGTGCAAGGATGCTTTCGAATGCTTCAGACACTACCCTCAGATGTGCAGCATCATTAACCCTGCTATCAATGGAGACTCATCCAAGGATCAAGGCACTCCAGTTCCCCAAACATATAAGCAGAAGCCTCAGAGCGTGTGCCACAAGAAGTCTCTACTGGCTATCATGTGTGCAAAAAGGACATCAGAAATAGACAACTTCCATATTAATTTGGAAATGGTTCCAGGGCATGCAAAAGTGGCTTGGCCCTGA
- the ripk1l gene encoding receptor-interacting serine/threonine-protein kinase 1 isoform X2 translates to MATAPQPSLHMRSADLIKKEALDYGGFGEVYLCYHATLGQVVLKTMYTGHIRNEENKRSLLEEGNIMASLNHERVVKLLGVIMEDRDCSLVMELLPRGNLSVMLETVSVPVSIKGRIIVEVLEGMVYLTERRVIHKDIKPENILVDKDFHIKIADLGLATCQTWSKLTKEESRRRSRMGRSAGVRCAGTLSYMAPEHLESIHTVSTEKSDVYSFAIVVWVILTGEEPYANARSEEQISQCVRSGQRPAEDLIPDNTPAEIIQLMKRCWDQNPVQRPTFKEGYDFFLPFYTEKLEPHVEEDLLELRKLYEGPEELVEKMKSLSVTQDCFLADSPAPLVSSDRSVPVPVEASIEDLHDIHFEPEPVESIQSDAKAVPSALEEKLGRELQYHKYGSYNSENQAEAANGYHRSNSNPFLQNHFSSSDHAIRQPEQDRPSYGSSVHSWTKAEPVQPSSQEEAWYRPTAGLYDSMNTSIPYPSHLPMSTSSPSLSQLNQQHPHSHYDRQQSWPAFPVSDTSAPDISSGRLLAPSKCCSSQDPASLYIHNASGIQIGSHNAMSIRGCDSSSFSSVPFGPVNSPIKEGILKYEDHAVTEEHLDLLRDNIGAKWKRCARRLGLTTVEIETIEHDCFRDGLPEMVHQMLDRWKMKEGSIGCTIGKLCRALDGTIKVDVIQKILNACGSSS, encoded by the exons GGAGAATAAAAGGTCTCTGCTGGAGGAGGGGAACATCATGGCGAGCCTGAACCATGAGCGGGTGGTCAAGTTGCTGGGTGTGATCATGGAGGATAGAGACTGCTCACTGGTCATGGAGCTCCTCCCCAGAGGCAACCTGTCGGTCATGCTGGAGACG GTTTCTGTGCCAGTATCCATCAAGGGCAGAATCATCGTAGAGGTTTTGGAAGGGATGGTGTACCTCACAGAGAGACGTGTCATACACAAGGATATCAAGCCAGAAAACATTTTAGTGGACAAGGATTTTCACATCAAG ATCGCAGACCTTGGCCTGGCCACCTGTCAGACATGGAGCAAACTCACAAAGGAGGAGTCTCGCAGGAGGAGTCGTATGGGGCGATCGGCAGGGGTGAGATGTGCAGGCACTCTGAGCTACATGGCCCCCGAGCACCTGGAGAGTATACATACGGTCTCTACTGAGAAGTCTGACGTCTACAGCTTTGCAATTGTGGTTTGGGTCATCCTCACAGGGGAAGAGCCATACGCAA ATGCAAGGAGTGAAGAACAAATCAGCCAGTGTGTCCGAAGTGGTCAGCGGCCAGCAGAGGACCTTATTCCAGACAACACGCCAGCGGAGATAATTCAGCTGATGAAGAGGTGCTGGGATCAAAATCCAGTACAACGGCCAACATTTAAag AGGGCTACGacttcttccttcctttctaCACAGAAAAACTTGAGCCACATGTAGAGGAAGATTTACTTGAGCTGAGG AAATTATATGAAGGCCCGGAGGAACTTGTTGAGAAGATGAAATCTTTATCAGTGACCCAGGATTGTTTTTTGGCAG ATTCCCCAGCTCCTTTGGTGAGCTCAGACAGAAGTGTACCTGTGCCAGTTGAAGCCAGTATTGAGGACTTGCATGACATCCACTTTGAGCCAGAGCCAGTGGAGTCTATTCAGTCAGACGCAAAGGCGGTCCCTTCAGCTTTGGAGGAGAAACTAGGTCGGGAGCTTCAGTATCACAAATATGGTAGCTATAACAGTGAGAACCAGGCTGAAGCTGCCAATGGTTACCATCGCAGCAACTCAAATCCATTCCTGCAAAACCACTTCAGCTCATCAGATCACGCTATCAGACAACCAGAACAAGACAGACCCTCTTATGGCTCCTCTGTCCACTCCTGGACAAAAGCTGAGCCGGTGCAGCCTTCCAGCCAGGAAGAGGCTTGGTATCGCCCTACTGCTGGTCTCTATGATTCCATGAACACCTCTATACCTTATCCATCCCACCTTCCAATGTCTACCAGCTCCCCTTCTCTATCTCAATTAAACCAGCAACATCCACATTCCCACTATGACCGTCAGCAGTCCTGGCCAGCTTTCCCAGTGTCTGATACATCTGCTCCTGACATCAGTTCTGGGCGTCTCCTGGCTCCCTCCAAATGCTGCTCATCACAAGATCCAG CATCTCTTTACATTCACAACGCCAGCGGGATCCAGATTGGGAGCCACAACGCGATGAGTATCAGAGGTTGCGATTCCAGTAGTTTTTCATCTGTACCTTTTGGCCCAGTTAACTCTCCCATCAAAGAAGGCATACTGAAATACG AGGACCACGCTGTGACCGAGGAGCACTTGGATCTGCTGAGGGACAACATCGGAGCCAAATGGAAGCGCTGTGCGCGGCGACTAGGTCTGACCACTGTGGAAATAGAGACCATTGAACACGACTGTTTCCGCGACGGCCTGCCGGAGATGGTTCACCAGATGCTGGATCGTTGGAAAATGAAGGAGGGAAGCATCGGCTGCACAATCGGGAAGCTTTGCCGTGCTCTGGACGGCACCATAAAGGTAGATGTCATCCAGAAAATACTGAACGCCTGCGGTTCTTCTTCCTAG
- the ripk1l gene encoding receptor-interacting serine/threonine-protein kinase 1 isoform X1 — MATAPQPSLHMRSADLIKKEALDYGGFGEVYLCYHATLGQVVLKTMYTGHIRNEENKRSLLEEGNIMASLNHERVVKLLGVIMEDRDCSLVMELLPRGNLSVMLETQVSVPVSIKGRIIVEVLEGMVYLTERRVIHKDIKPENILVDKDFHIKIADLGLATCQTWSKLTKEESRRRSRMGRSAGVRCAGTLSYMAPEHLESIHTVSTEKSDVYSFAIVVWVILTGEEPYANARSEEQISQCVRSGQRPAEDLIPDNTPAEIIQLMKRCWDQNPVQRPTFKEGYDFFLPFYTEKLEPHVEEDLLELRKLYEGPEELVEKMKSLSVTQDCFLADSPAPLVSSDRSVPVPVEASIEDLHDIHFEPEPVESIQSDAKAVPSALEEKLGRELQYHKYGSYNSENQAEAANGYHRSNSNPFLQNHFSSSDHAIRQPEQDRPSYGSSVHSWTKAEPVQPSSQEEAWYRPTAGLYDSMNTSIPYPSHLPMSTSSPSLSQLNQQHPHSHYDRQQSWPAFPVSDTSAPDISSGRLLAPSKCCSSQDPASLYIHNASGIQIGSHNAMSIRGCDSSSFSSVPFGPVNSPIKEGILKYEDHAVTEEHLDLLRDNIGAKWKRCARRLGLTTVEIETIEHDCFRDGLPEMVHQMLDRWKMKEGSIGCTIGKLCRALDGTIKVDVIQKILNACGSSS; from the exons GGAGAATAAAAGGTCTCTGCTGGAGGAGGGGAACATCATGGCGAGCCTGAACCATGAGCGGGTGGTCAAGTTGCTGGGTGTGATCATGGAGGATAGAGACTGCTCACTGGTCATGGAGCTCCTCCCCAGAGGCAACCTGTCGGTCATGCTGGAGACG CAGGTTTCTGTGCCAGTATCCATCAAGGGCAGAATCATCGTAGAGGTTTTGGAAGGGATGGTGTACCTCACAGAGAGACGTGTCATACACAAGGATATCAAGCCAGAAAACATTTTAGTGGACAAGGATTTTCACATCAAG ATCGCAGACCTTGGCCTGGCCACCTGTCAGACATGGAGCAAACTCACAAAGGAGGAGTCTCGCAGGAGGAGTCGTATGGGGCGATCGGCAGGGGTGAGATGTGCAGGCACTCTGAGCTACATGGCCCCCGAGCACCTGGAGAGTATACATACGGTCTCTACTGAGAAGTCTGACGTCTACAGCTTTGCAATTGTGGTTTGGGTCATCCTCACAGGGGAAGAGCCATACGCAA ATGCAAGGAGTGAAGAACAAATCAGCCAGTGTGTCCGAAGTGGTCAGCGGCCAGCAGAGGACCTTATTCCAGACAACACGCCAGCGGAGATAATTCAGCTGATGAAGAGGTGCTGGGATCAAAATCCAGTACAACGGCCAACATTTAAag AGGGCTACGacttcttccttcctttctaCACAGAAAAACTTGAGCCACATGTAGAGGAAGATTTACTTGAGCTGAGG AAATTATATGAAGGCCCGGAGGAACTTGTTGAGAAGATGAAATCTTTATCAGTGACCCAGGATTGTTTTTTGGCAG ATTCCCCAGCTCCTTTGGTGAGCTCAGACAGAAGTGTACCTGTGCCAGTTGAAGCCAGTATTGAGGACTTGCATGACATCCACTTTGAGCCAGAGCCAGTGGAGTCTATTCAGTCAGACGCAAAGGCGGTCCCTTCAGCTTTGGAGGAGAAACTAGGTCGGGAGCTTCAGTATCACAAATATGGTAGCTATAACAGTGAGAACCAGGCTGAAGCTGCCAATGGTTACCATCGCAGCAACTCAAATCCATTCCTGCAAAACCACTTCAGCTCATCAGATCACGCTATCAGACAACCAGAACAAGACAGACCCTCTTATGGCTCCTCTGTCCACTCCTGGACAAAAGCTGAGCCGGTGCAGCCTTCCAGCCAGGAAGAGGCTTGGTATCGCCCTACTGCTGGTCTCTATGATTCCATGAACACCTCTATACCTTATCCATCCCACCTTCCAATGTCTACCAGCTCCCCTTCTCTATCTCAATTAAACCAGCAACATCCACATTCCCACTATGACCGTCAGCAGTCCTGGCCAGCTTTCCCAGTGTCTGATACATCTGCTCCTGACATCAGTTCTGGGCGTCTCCTGGCTCCCTCCAAATGCTGCTCATCACAAGATCCAG CATCTCTTTACATTCACAACGCCAGCGGGATCCAGATTGGGAGCCACAACGCGATGAGTATCAGAGGTTGCGATTCCAGTAGTTTTTCATCTGTACCTTTTGGCCCAGTTAACTCTCCCATCAAAGAAGGCATACTGAAATACG AGGACCACGCTGTGACCGAGGAGCACTTGGATCTGCTGAGGGACAACATCGGAGCCAAATGGAAGCGCTGTGCGCGGCGACTAGGTCTGACCACTGTGGAAATAGAGACCATTGAACACGACTGTTTCCGCGACGGCCTGCCGGAGATGGTTCACCAGATGCTGGATCGTTGGAAAATGAAGGAGGGAAGCATCGGCTGCACAATCGGGAAGCTTTGCCGTGCTCTGGACGGCACCATAAAGGTAGATGTCATCCAGAAAATACTGAACGCCTGCGGTTCTTCTTCCTAG